From Paralcaligenes sp. KSB-10:
CCAGCGGTCGGCTAGCTGCGCTAGCCGACTGCCCGGGTCTGCCTCGTCCAGGCGGGCGTCGGGCGAACTCGCCCGGCCTCGCGAGGCCGGGCTCAGACAGCGCCCGCCGAAGGCCCCCGCCTTCCCTTCGTCAGCACCCGGCGCTGGACTACCGCCGGACTGCACAGCACCGCCCACCCTGCGGCTTGCGTTGAGGCAATGCAGCGAGAGAAGCGTTGGGGTCATGCACCGAGAGAAACGTTGAGGTCATGCATCGAGGTATACGTTGGGCTGTGGGCATTTGGTCAATCGAGTCGTCAATCCATCAAGAAGTCAATCGAAGTAGATACGGCCACGTGATGGAGGCATGAGTGCGGGCACGTTAACGGTTCTATGGGTGCAGGCCCATTAACGGTAGGGGCAAGCACGTAAATTCCGGGCATCCCGTGATGCAATTCACGGCAGGCCATTACGTGAGCCGTCTATCGGGGCTTGGGGTCAGGACCGGCGTAAGGCGTGCGCCGGATGCTACCGTAGGGAAGGCGGGGGCCTTCGGCGGGCCATGTTTGAGCGCAGCCGCGCCAGCGGCGTAGCGAGTTTGGCCCGACGCCCGCCTGGACGAGGTAGATCCGGATCAAGCACGCCGTGCCGGCCCTGACCCCAAGCCCCGATAGACGGCGTATTCAAATACCAAAACGACCAAAACATCGAATCCCGTAAACACATTGATCAAACAGCACACAAGGCAAGCCACCTCTCCGATAATCCGCGGCGCTCAGCAGCCTTTGATTAGAACTTACCGATCCAATCCGCATAGGCGTCGATAAAACGCTGCAGGTAGACATTGCCATCCTTGCTTGGCACACCCGCCTCGTCGAACAGCAAATGCGCCTGGCTCAAATACGTTTCGGGCTGCCCCATGCAATACACATTCAGGCAGGCCAGCGACTGGCGCAAGTGATGGCTGGCGCCGAATCCGCCCTGCAAAGAGGGCGAAGCGCTGAGGATCGCGCCAGGCTTTTTATTCCAGACGCTATGGCCGGATGGCCTGGATCCGATATCTACGGCATTTTTCATGGCAGCGGGCATCGAACGATTATGCTCAGGCGTGACAAAAATGATGCCGTCGGCATCCAGGATTTTCTGGCGAAATTCGGTATAAGGAGCCGAAGGCGGTTCCAGATCGAAATCCTGGTTGTAGAGCGCCAACCCACCTATCTCGACTATTTCGAGTGTCAGCGACGGAGGCGCCAGCCGGATCAGGGCCTGCGCCGCTTTGCGATTGAGGGAATCCCGACGCAGGCTGCCTACGATGACGGCTATGTGTTTACTCATGATGACAAATTCCTTTCCAAGTAACAGGCGTTGTTGTTGCGGGCAAGTTTATCCGCATTCAGGCCAACGCCGGGTAATCATTCAATACCGGGCCATGGCAGCGGCGGCGGCATCAGGCGCGGCCCGGAAAGGCCCGCCACATTCCCGTACCGCTCGCCGCCGCGTTCCCAGTCGTGCTGT
This genomic window contains:
- a CDS encoding NADPH-dependent FMN reductase; this translates as MSKHIAVIVGSLRRDSLNRKAAQALIRLAPPSLTLEIVEIGGLALYNQDFDLEPPSAPYTEFRQKILDADGIIFVTPEHNRSMPAAMKNAVDIGSRPSGHSVWNKKPGAILSASPSLQGGFGASHHLRQSLACLNVYCMGQPETYLSQAHLLFDEAGVPSKDGNVYLQRFIDAYADWIGKF